A single Nisaea sp. DNA region contains:
- a CDS encoding tripartite tricarboxylate transporter permease — translation MDIIQHLLGGFLIAFEPLNLGLVVVGVTVGLFIGAMPGLGSVNGVAILLPLTFLVPPTSAIIFLAAIYYGAMYGGAISSIMLGIPGASTAVATTFDGRPLALKGLADKALIAAAVASFFGGTISIILFTGFAPALASVALDFGDQEIFALMLLAFATFVGLGGDDIAKTVFSICIGLVFSAVGMDIISGTPRLVFFDIIGFLHGINFLVLAIGVYGIGEMLWTIDSTRGNPMMSKVEVSASRTVSHLKDVLKEWKPAWIGSLLGFFVGILPAAGATPGALMAYGISKMTSKTPENYGKGDVGGVIAPEAANNAASTGAMLPMLTLGIPGSPTTAILLGGMVIWGLVPGPMMFIEQSDFVWGLTASLYAANFFAVIINILFIPVFLYVLKMPFTVLAPIIFVLCLVGGYAPTEDMHDVWLMVIFGFGAYALRKLDYPLAPAVLAIVLGPIAEPALRQSLIISGGDATVFFTRPIAGPITMIAIVLLLLPLVQVIRKKRKQAKNAEV, via the coding sequence ATGGATATCATTCAGCATCTTCTGGGCGGCTTTCTGATCGCCTTCGAGCCGCTTAATCTCGGGCTGGTCGTCGTCGGTGTGACTGTCGGACTGTTTATCGGTGCGATGCCGGGCCTCGGATCGGTCAACGGCGTAGCGATCCTCTTGCCGCTGACCTTTCTTGTGCCGCCGACCTCAGCCATCATCTTTTTGGCCGCGATCTATTACGGCGCGATGTACGGCGGTGCTATCAGCTCGATCATGCTCGGAATTCCGGGGGCATCGACAGCGGTTGCGACAACCTTCGACGGACGACCGCTTGCCCTGAAGGGGCTTGCCGACAAGGCCCTGATAGCGGCGGCGGTGGCATCCTTCTTCGGCGGCACCATTTCGATCATTCTGTTCACCGGTTTTGCGCCGGCGCTGGCCAGCGTGGCGCTTGATTTCGGTGATCAGGAAATCTTCGCGCTCATGTTGCTGGCTTTCGCGACCTTTGTCGGACTTGGTGGTGATGATATCGCCAAGACCGTCTTCTCTATCTGTATCGGCCTGGTGTTCAGTGCGGTTGGCATGGACATTATCAGTGGGACGCCGCGTCTGGTTTTCTTCGACATTATCGGCTTCCTGCACGGCATCAACTTCCTGGTGCTGGCGATTGGCGTCTACGGTATTGGCGAGATGCTCTGGACCATCGATTCCACGCGCGGGAACCCGATGATGTCCAAGGTGGAGGTTTCGGCTTCCCGAACGGTTTCTCACCTGAAAGATGTATTGAAGGAGTGGAAGCCGGCCTGGATTGGCTCACTGCTCGGCTTCTTTGTCGGCATTCTGCCGGCAGCGGGCGCGACACCGGGCGCGCTGATGGCCTATGGCATCTCGAAAATGACCTCGAAGACCCCGGAGAATTACGGCAAGGGGGATGTTGGCGGCGTGATTGCGCCGGAAGCGGCGAATAATGCCGCTTCGACAGGCGCGATGCTGCCCATGCTGACCCTTGGGATTCCTGGCTCTCCAACCACCGCGATCCTGCTCGGCGGGATGGTGATCTGGGGGCTTGTCCCGGGCCCGATGATGTTCATCGAACAGTCAGATTTCGTCTGGGGCCTGACCGCAAGTCTCTATGCCGCGAATTTCTTCGCGGTGATCATCAACATTCTCTTCATCCCGGTCTTCCTCTATGTGTTGAAGATGCCGTTCACCGTGCTGGCGCCGATCATTTTCGTGCTCTGTCTTGTTGGCGGTTACGCCCCGACCGAGGACATGCACGATGTCTGGCTCATGGTGATCTTCGGTTTCGGAGCGTATGCGCTCCGCAAGCTGGATTATCCGCTGGCGCCGGCAGTGCTTGCGATCGTGCTTGGCCCGATCGCCGAGCCGGCCCTTCGCCAGAGCCTGATCATTTCCGGCGGAGATGCGACGGTGTTCTTCACCCGGCCGATTGCAGGGCCTATCACGATGATCGCGATTGTTCTGCTTCTGCTGCCGCTGGTGCAGGTGATCCGGAAAAAACGCAAGCAGGCGAAGAACGCCGAGGTCTGA
- a CDS encoding NAD(P)H-dependent oxidoreductase subunit E, with the protein MNQMKVGKKIHPGSGRRKAPALPKGRFLESDDRDRVRDILGDLPRRRDLLIEHLHLIQDSEGCLPAGLLHALAAEMRIPMSEIYEVASFYAHFDIVRDGEERPAPVTIRVCESLSCALAGAEQLISELEANADADIRVLRAPCMGRCDLAPVAEVGHRHVDNCTTEKAFEVAKSGDLHPHIPEYKAFDAYRQDGGYAALETCTSGKHTVEDVIGTLSDGGLRGLGGAGFPTGRKWSFVRAEEGPRLMAVNGDEGEPGTFKDRMFLESNPHQFLEGMLIGAWVVEAEEVFIYLRDEYPAAREILLKEIAAVEAAGLAEHTKITLRRGAGAYICGEESAMIESIEGKRGLPRHRPPYVSVNGIFGRPTLVNNIETLYWVPEILKNGAKWFADQGKNDCKGLRSYSVSGRVKNPGVKLVPAGTTARELIEDHSGGMADGHSFKGYLPGGPSGGILPKDMADIPLDFGQLEKHGSFVGSHAVVILSDKDDMKDVALNLLKFFEDESCGQCTPCRNGTEKAVQLMQQPSWDTDLLEELSAVMADASICGLGQAAPNPIRSVMKFFPGDLK; encoded by the coding sequence ATGAATCAGATGAAAGTCGGGAAAAAGATCCATCCCGGTTCGGGCCGACGGAAAGCCCCGGCATTACCGAAAGGCCGGTTTCTTGAGAGCGACGACCGGGACCGCGTGCGCGATATCCTTGGCGACCTTCCACGCCGACGTGACTTGCTGATCGAACATCTGCATCTGATCCAGGACAGCGAGGGATGCCTGCCTGCCGGTCTCCTGCACGCATTGGCCGCCGAGATGCGCATTCCCATGTCGGAGATCTATGAAGTCGCGTCCTTCTATGCGCATTTCGACATTGTCCGCGACGGCGAGGAGCGCCCTGCCCCCGTTACCATTCGGGTCTGTGAGTCCCTGAGCTGTGCCCTTGCAGGCGCAGAGCAGCTCATCTCGGAACTTGAAGCTAATGCTGATGCCGACATCCGCGTGCTGCGCGCGCCCTGCATGGGCCGCTGCGATCTTGCACCGGTTGCCGAAGTCGGGCACCGGCATGTCGATAACTGCACAACCGAAAAAGCGTTTGAAGTCGCCAAAAGCGGTGACCTGCACCCGCACATCCCGGAGTACAAGGCATTCGACGCCTATCGCCAGGATGGCGGCTATGCCGCGCTGGAGACCTGCACATCCGGCAAGCACACTGTCGAAGATGTGATCGGGACTCTTTCCGACGGTGGGCTGCGGGGTCTGGGCGGCGCCGGTTTCCCGACCGGGCGGAAATGGAGTTTCGTGCGCGCCGAAGAAGGCCCTCGCCTGATGGCCGTCAACGGTGACGAGGGCGAGCCCGGTACCTTCAAGGACAGGATGTTTCTTGAAAGCAACCCGCATCAGTTCCTGGAAGGCATGCTGATTGGCGCCTGGGTGGTCGAGGCTGAAGAGGTCTTTATCTATCTGCGCGACGAGTATCCGGCTGCCCGCGAAATCCTGCTGAAGGAGATCGCCGCGGTCGAGGCGGCCGGCCTCGCCGAACACACAAAGATCACACTGCGCCGCGGCGCAGGCGCCTATATTTGCGGCGAAGAGTCCGCAATGATCGAATCCATCGAAGGCAAACGCGGGCTGCCGCGCCACCGCCCGCCTTATGTCTCGGTCAACGGCATTTTCGGCCGACCGACGCTGGTAAATAATATCGAGACGCTCTACTGGGTGCCCGAGATCCTGAAGAACGGCGCCAAATGGTTCGCGGACCAGGGCAAGAACGACTGCAAGGGGCTACGCAGCTATTCCGTCTCCGGCCGGGTGAAGAACCCGGGCGTGAAGCTGGTTCCGGCCGGCACCACGGCGCGCGAACTGATCGAGGATCATTCCGGCGGCATGGCCGACGGGCACAGCTTCAAGGGCTACCTGCCCGGCGGCCCGTCCGGCGGCATACTGCCGAAGGATATGGCCGACATCCCCCTTGATTTCGGCCAGCTGGAGAAACACGGTTCCTTCGTCGGCTCCCATGCCGTCGTCATCCTTTCCGACAAGGACGACATGAAGGACGTGGCGCTCAACCTGCTGAAATTCTTCGAGGACGAAAGCTGCGGCCAGTGCACGCCCTGCCGCAACGGTACCGAGAAGGCAGTCCAGCTGATGCAGCAGCCGAGCTGGGACACGGACCTCCTCGAAGAACTCAGCGCGGTCATGGCGGACGCCTCCATCTGCGGGCTCGGCCAGGCAGCACCCAACCCGATCCGATCAGTGATGAAATTTTTCCCTGGAGACCTGAAATGA
- the pcaD gene encoding 3-oxoadipate enol-lactonase codes for MAFFKAGSRTFHYSDRTIGTGPTLVLANSLGTDFRIWDPLLPKLKGIGRIVRYDKRGHGLTDVSEPPYSIQDLSSDLKAIVDHVGLDHFLLGGVSIGGMIAQDYAACYPKQVDGLVCMDTAPKIGEAALWQDRIDAISANGLESIADGVMERWFSADFRKNNPAATAGWRNLLARTTQAGYLGCCAAIRDADLTEATLSLTVPTLVLCGAEDGATPPALVKAMADAMKNASYVEVPNAGHIPSLEQPDFLANAMNRFFKENGFT; via the coding sequence ATGGCATTCTTCAAAGCTGGATCACGAACATTTCACTATTCCGACCGGACAATCGGGACCGGCCCAACACTGGTTCTCGCCAATTCTCTCGGTACAGACTTCCGGATCTGGGACCCGCTGCTGCCCAAGCTGAAAGGGATCGGACGGATTGTCCGGTACGATAAGCGCGGTCATGGTCTGACGGACGTGTCCGAGCCTCCCTATTCCATTCAGGATCTGAGCTCCGACCTGAAAGCTATCGTGGATCATGTCGGGCTTGATCATTTTCTGCTCGGTGGCGTTTCCATCGGCGGCATGATCGCCCAGGACTATGCGGCCTGTTACCCTAAGCAGGTCGACGGCCTCGTTTGCATGGATACCGCTCCGAAAATTGGGGAAGCCGCTCTTTGGCAGGACCGTATCGATGCGATTTCCGCGAACGGCCTCGAGAGTATCGCCGATGGCGTCATGGAGCGCTGGTTCTCGGCTGATTTCCGGAAAAACAATCCGGCCGCCACGGCAGGATGGCGCAATCTGCTCGCCCGGACCACACAGGCCGGCTATCTCGGCTGTTGCGCGGCAATCCGTGACGCGGACCTGACCGAAGCCACTCTCTCGTTGACCGTTCCGACTTTGGTGCTCTGCGGTGCGGAAGACGGTGCGACGCCGCCTGCACTCGTCAAGGCTATGGCCGATGCCATGAAAAACGCGTCCTACGTCGAAGTTCCCAACGCGGGCCACATCCCAAGCCTTGAGCAACCTGATTTTCTGGCCAATGCCATGAACCGTTTCTTCAAGGAGAACGGGTTTACCTGA
- a CDS encoding VCBS repeat-containing protein, which yields MRVATILIISVMAMAAMSVSAAELSVHKLDLTAPGGRLIDVAGRVLALAENGAMFEVTGDGQVIERSGPVQLPGPEPLPYPLVKDGRVAISPDGLIRAWYTGETESYGHGALGDPVEALSLVVQEKGGKPAIYTVIADEVFEDLEPRIVDLDRALSGRPEIVTITASSTGGAGIAVFGLGRNSDGDPALLRLASSARIGAPYRWLNIAGIADFDADGFTEIAYVDRPHIRGELVFSEWRVGRLREQAREGGYANHHGGSTVQDLSEVADVDGDGTPDLILPVRGYGAIAAVSLTTDGVRRIAEVVIPSAPRSRIIATSTQSAVYLDRDGTLHEIRWAP from the coding sequence ATGCGGGTTGCAACTATTTTGATTATATCTGTCATGGCAATGGCGGCGATGTCCGTATCGGCAGCGGAACTGTCGGTCCACAAACTGGATCTGACAGCGCCCGGCGGCAGGCTCATCGATGTGGCTGGTCGCGTTCTCGCACTGGCCGAGAATGGAGCGATGTTTGAAGTCACCGGTGACGGGCAGGTTATCGAGAGATCTGGTCCGGTGCAGCTGCCAGGGCCCGAGCCGCTGCCGTATCCCCTCGTGAAGGACGGCCGGGTTGCCATCAGTCCGGATGGCCTGATCAGAGCCTGGTATACAGGTGAAACGGAAAGCTACGGCCATGGCGCTCTAGGCGATCCGGTGGAAGCGCTGAGCCTGGTGGTGCAGGAGAAGGGCGGCAAGCCCGCGATTTATACGGTGATAGCGGACGAAGTGTTCGAGGATCTCGAGCCCCGGATTGTCGATCTCGATCGCGCACTTTCCGGGAGACCGGAAATCGTGACCATCACGGCATCATCGACCGGCGGCGCCGGTATTGCGGTGTTCGGTCTCGGCAGGAACAGCGACGGTGATCCCGCGCTGCTCCGGCTGGCCAGCTCAGCGAGGATAGGCGCGCCGTACCGCTGGCTGAATATCGCCGGTATTGCGGATTTCGATGCCGACGGTTTTACCGAGATTGCCTATGTCGACCGCCCGCATATCCGCGGCGAGTTGGTTTTTTCGGAATGGCGCGTTGGCCGCCTCAGAGAGCAGGCGCGGGAAGGCGGTTATGCCAACCATCATGGCGGCTCGACGGTTCAGGACCTTTCGGAAGTCGCCGATGTAGACGGTGACGGTACTCCCGATCTTATCCTGCCCGTGCGAGGATATGGTGCGATTGCCGCCGTATCGCTCACCACAGATGGGGTGCGCAGGATCGCAGAGGTGGTGATTCCATCAGCACCCCGGTCCCGCATCATCGCGACGAGTACGCAGAGCGCAGTCTATCTCGACAGAGACGGCACGCTTCACGAGATACGCTGGGCGCCCTAG
- a CDS encoding Bug family tripartite tricarboxylate transporter substrate binding protein, which translates to MKISRRCLMGLAVVAGLGLAVNASAQAFEPVKPVDFIIMAGKGGGADKMARLMQTIVEKHKMASKPLIPINKPGGSGAEALVHVQNAKDQDHTIMVTLNSFYTTPMRQPGLGVDSLKFAPVARMAEDTFLLWVHKDSGLTSFEQWVDHVKSVGDQWVMGGTGKLQEDQLITDFLNSNFGLKMKYVPYKGGGTVAKQVAGKHINSSVNNPSEIEGFYNAGVAIPLVAFTKERLDKFPNAPTMIEKGQDFAYYMQRSVVGAPGMSQDAQAYYTSLFKKVFDSKEWQDYRASKSLYGDFLSGAELQAYWKVNNETHRKMLAKAGAS; encoded by the coding sequence ATGAAAATCTCAAGACGCTGTCTTATGGGCTTGGCGGTTGTTGCCGGTCTAGGACTCGCCGTAAATGCGTCGGCACAGGCATTCGAACCGGTAAAGCCGGTCGACTTCATTATCATGGCCGGTAAGGGCGGTGGCGCCGACAAGATGGCCCGTCTGATGCAGACCATTGTTGAAAAACATAAAATGGCCTCCAAGCCGTTGATTCCGATCAACAAGCCGGGTGGCTCGGGCGCTGAAGCTCTCGTGCACGTGCAGAATGCCAAGGATCAGGACCACACCATCATGGTGACCCTGAACAGCTTCTATACGACTCCGATGCGTCAGCCTGGCCTTGGTGTGGACTCCTTGAAATTCGCGCCGGTTGCGCGGATGGCGGAAGATACCTTCCTGCTCTGGGTCCACAAGGATTCAGGCCTGACCAGCTTTGAACAGTGGGTCGACCATGTGAAGAGCGTTGGCGATCAGTGGGTCATGGGCGGTACCGGAAAGTTGCAGGAAGACCAGCTCATCACGGATTTCCTGAACTCCAATTTCGGCCTGAAGATGAAGTACGTTCCCTACAAGGGCGGCGGCACGGTGGCCAAGCAGGTTGCCGGCAAGCACATCAATTCCTCCGTGAACAACCCGTCGGAAATCGAAGGCTTCTATAACGCCGGCGTTGCTATTCCGCTGGTGGCTTTCACCAAGGAGCGTCTGGATAAGTTCCCGAACGCCCCGACCATGATCGAAAAAGGCCAGGACTTTGCTTACTACATGCAGCGGAGCGTCGTTGGCGCGCCGGGTATGTCCCAGGACGCACAGGCTTACTATACCTCGCTGTTCAAGAAGGTCTTCGACAGCAAGGAATGGCAGGACTATCGCGCGAGCAAGAGCCTCTATGGCGACTTCCTGTCTGGAGCCGAGCTTCAGGCTTACTGGAAGGTCAACAACGAGACGCATCGCAAGATGCTGGCCAAGGCCGGCGCTTCCTGA
- a CDS encoding fumarylacetoacetate hydrolase family protein: MSYVFTPPPAVSLPVRGQDDRFPVHRVYCVGRNYAEHAIEMGHDPDKEPPFFFQKNPDNLIVPDLKFPYPPQSNDVHHEIEMVVALKKGGTDIPLEDALDCVYGYAVSLDMTRRDLQGQMKKLGRPWEIGKAFEMSAPCGEIVPASDIGHPENGAVWLKVNGEMRQEGDLNQMLWKVPEMISYLSGLFTLVPGDIIMSGTPAGVGPVVRGDLMHGHVEGVGDLVVNVI, from the coding sequence ATGAGCTATGTTTTCACGCCGCCCCCGGCAGTCTCCCTGCCCGTCCGCGGCCAGGACGATCGCTTCCCGGTGCATCGGGTTTATTGCGTCGGGCGCAACTATGCCGAACATGCCATCGAAATGGGCCATGATCCGGACAAGGAGCCGCCGTTCTTCTTTCAGAAGAATCCGGACAACCTGATCGTCCCGGATCTGAAGTTCCCCTATCCGCCGCAATCCAATGACGTGCACCACGAAATCGAGATGGTCGTCGCGCTGAAGAAGGGCGGAACCGACATTCCCCTCGAGGATGCCCTTGACTGTGTTTATGGCTACGCGGTGTCTCTCGACATGACCCGGCGCGATCTGCAGGGCCAGATGAAGAAGCTCGGTCGGCCATGGGAAATCGGCAAGGCGTTCGAGATGTCCGCCCCGTGCGGCGAGATTGTCCCCGCCTCCGACATCGGTCACCCGGAAAACGGCGCCGTCTGGCTCAAGGTCAATGGTGAGATGCGCCAGGAAGGCGATTTGAACCAGATGCTCTGGAAAGTCCCGGAAATGATCTCCTACCTTTCTGGCCTTTTCACACTTGTCCCGGGTGACATCATCATGTCTGGCACGCCGGCCGGCGTTGGCCCCGTCGTCCGCGGCGATCTCATGCATGGGCATGTCGAAGGCGTTGGTGATCTGGTCGTAAACGTGATCTGA
- a CDS encoding tripartite tricarboxylate transporter TctB family protein has protein sequence MRRAELVTAVLLAAFSIYLMWKSTELNIGWVKHEGPGGGAWPFWLAAIMLVCNIWTIVNWVRRATPQSRSQDQFMDAHAIRMLLLVGGSVVALVAMVHVIGVYGSVPIFMLFYLRVLGRHGWVPTLVISGTAPVVIFFFFDVAMRIVLPKGYLEPLFYPLYDIFL, from the coding sequence ATGCGCCGCGCGGAACTGGTCACGGCTGTCTTGTTGGCAGCATTTTCCATCTACCTGATGTGGAAGAGTACTGAGCTGAATATCGGCTGGGTGAAACATGAGGGTCCCGGGGGCGGTGCTTGGCCGTTCTGGCTGGCGGCCATCATGTTGGTCTGTAACATCTGGACAATCGTGAACTGGGTTCGCCGGGCGACTCCTCAGTCCCGATCCCAGGATCAATTCATGGATGCTCACGCGATCCGGATGTTGCTGCTGGTTGGTGGCAGCGTGGTCGCTCTGGTGGCAATGGTTCATGTAATCGGCGTCTACGGATCGGTGCCCATATTCATGCTGTTCTATCTGAGAGTCCTCGGACGACATGGCTGGGTGCCGACGCTGGTGATATCCGGGACTGCGCCGGTTGTGATTTTCTTCTTCTTCGACGTCGCCATGCGGATCGTGCTGCCCAAGGGATACTTGGAGCCGCTGTTTTATCCGCTCTACGACATCTTCCTTTAG
- a CDS encoding MBL fold metallo-hydrolase — protein MTNRFKALTRREAMFAAAGTLAAPAVLSSLPSVVEAAAPMQGASHPSHYRFKLGNFEVTTISDGAIQLDGPHPIFGQNQTQEDVVRLAEENHLPGNRMEISFTPVIVNTGTEVIMFDSGNGNGRRPNAGHLAEALGRAGFTADQIDIVVLTHFHPDHIGGLMEGGGALFPNARYVTGAAEYDFWSPPEMAEGQLARVGKLVQSNVVPFAEKMTFLKPGEDVVSGIQAVGAAGHTPGHMAYHFESEGRRLLAWADATNHYVASLQRPDWHVRFDMDKEAAAATRKRLLDMAAAEKIPATGYHMPFPAVGYVERHGVAYRWVPASYQLNL, from the coding sequence ATGACGAACCGATTTAAAGCACTGACCCGGCGGGAAGCAATGTTCGCTGCCGCTGGAACGTTGGCCGCACCGGCCGTGCTTTCCAGCCTGCCGTCTGTCGTTGAGGCAGCGGCTCCAATGCAAGGGGCGTCGCACCCGTCCCACTATCGCTTCAAGCTCGGCAACTTCGAGGTGACCACGATCTCGGACGGGGCCATTCAACTTGATGGTCCACACCCGATTTTCGGGCAAAATCAGACGCAGGAAGACGTGGTCCGGCTCGCGGAGGAAAATCATCTGCCGGGGAACCGTATGGAGATTTCCTTCACGCCGGTTATCGTGAATACCGGCACTGAAGTGATCATGTTCGACTCCGGAAACGGTAATGGCCGTCGGCCGAATGCCGGACACCTCGCGGAGGCTCTTGGCCGGGCCGGATTTACCGCGGACCAGATCGACATTGTCGTGCTGACGCATTTCCATCCAGACCATATCGGCGGTCTCATGGAAGGCGGCGGCGCATTGTTCCCCAACGCGCGTTACGTGACGGGCGCGGCGGAATACGATTTCTGGTCTCCACCGGAAATGGCCGAGGGTCAGCTTGCCCGGGTAGGCAAGCTGGTGCAGAGCAACGTTGTCCCGTTCGCGGAGAAGATGACGTTCCTGAAACCCGGCGAGGACGTCGTGTCCGGAATTCAGGCGGTTGGTGCCGCAGGACACACGCCGGGGCATATGGCGTATCACTTCGAAAGCGAGGGCCGTAGATTGCTCGCCTGGGCCGATGCAACGAACCATTACGTTGCGTCATTGCAGCGGCCGGACTGGCATGTGCGGTTTGACATGGACAAGGAAGCTGCTGCGGCGACGCGGAAGCGCTTGCTGGATATGGCGGCGGCCGAGAAAATCCCCGCTACGGGATATCACATGCCGTTCCCGGCCGTGGGGTATGTGGAAAGGCACGGAGTTGCCTATCGCTGGGTGCCGGCAAGCTACCAGCTCAATCTATAG